One segment of Haliotis asinina isolate JCU_RB_2024 chromosome 12, JCU_Hal_asi_v2, whole genome shotgun sequence DNA contains the following:
- the LOC137258158 gene encoding protein escargot-like: protein MPRAFLIKKRERPGDLPVTVTPELAYPTPILAAPTPVLASPTPVLASPPHGMVCLTEETGMDLTKKVPRDDRAHDASPIDKVVTQDRALHREKEMEEISMRLKRPDIHSSSSRGKISPIHPRPLPPLIFDKPMRGSSLSPGTGDSDRSVSSTSPIGTPSSSPPEPPRLPEAFPWHSPMFGGLHHHPSLLPFNLRFMNGLPAPPVVRPLAESPFPYRHYPDVPSAFKGTHHLLPPPPYLHGLRYPLNFSPPAADTGKLVFDDRVMEGMDLGARLSKAPFDNVLNYPGLKAQSVPSDMDLSLSDKKKSKENEPVRYQCDACKKSYSTFSGLSKHKQFHCTSQIKKEFNCKYCDKTYVSLGALKMHIRTHTLPCKCKLCGKAFSRPWLLQGHIRTHTGEKPFSCPHCGRAFADRSNLRAHLQTHSDVKKYSCRSCSKTFSRMSLLLKHEDGCCGPMVQ from the exons ATGCCCCGTGCATTTCTCATCAAGAAGAGGGAGCGACCTGGGGATTTACCTGTCACTGTTACACCGGAGCTGGCCTACCCTACCCCAATCCTGGCCGCTCCTACCCCAGTACTCGCCTCTCCGACTCCAGTGCTGGCCTCCCCACCCCACGGGATGGTGTGCCTAACGGAGGAGACGGGAATGGACCTGACGAAGAAGGTTCCTCGTGATGACAGAGCCCATGACGCGTCGCCTATTGACAAGGTTGTCACTCAAGATAGAGCTCTTCACAGAGAAAAAG AAATGGAGGAGATTTCTATGCGTCTCAAACGCCCGGATATCCATAGCAGTTCTTCACGGGGCAAGATAAGCCCCATCCATCCTCGACCTCTCCCACCACTGATTTTCGACAAACCCATGCGTGGGTCAAGCCTCTCCCCAGGGACCGGAGACAGTGACCGTAGCGTCAGCAGTACCTCACCCATCGGGACACCAAGCAGTTCACCCCCGGAACCGCCTCGTCTCCCAGAAGCATTCCCATGGCACAGTCCTATGTTCGGGGGCCTGCACCACCACCCGTCATTACTGCCTTTCAACTTGCGGTTCATGAATGGCCTTCCTGCACCCCCCGTTGTCCGACCGCTGGCAGAGTCCCCTTTCCCCTACCGGCACTACCCGGACGTCCCCTCAGCGTTCAAAGGCACCCACCACCTGCTTCCCCCTCCGCCGTACCTCCACGGACTACGCTATCCCCTCAATTTCTCCCCACCTGCCGCCGACACGGGAAAATTGGTTTTTGACGACCGGGTTATGGAGGGAATGGATTTGGGTGCACGTCTCTCTAAAGCCCCTTTTGACAATGTGTTGAATTATCCCGGGCTAAAAGCCCAAAGTGTGCCCTCAGATATGGACTTGTCCCTCTCGGACAAGAAGAAAAGCAAAGAGAACGAACCCGTGAGGTACCAGTGTGATGCTTGCAAGAAAAGTTACTCCACTTTCAGCGGACTATCCAAACATAAACAATTCCACTGCACTTCGCAGATCAAGAAAGAATTTAACTGTAAATACTGTGACAAGACCTATGTGTCGCTTGGTGCTCTGAAGATGCACATCCGGACTCACACCCTGCCCTGCAAGTGTAAACTGTGCGGTAAAGCCTTCTCCCGACCCTGGCTGCTCCAGGGTCACATCAGGACCCACACCGGGGAGAAACCGTTCTCTTGTCCCCACTGTGGTCGGGCGTTCGCGGACAGATCCAATCTTAGGGCCCATCTCCAGACCCACTCCGATGTTAAGAAATACAGCTGCAGATCCTGCTCAAAGACATTCTCACGTATGTCTTTGCTATTGAAACACGAGGACGGTTGCTGTGGACCCATGGTTCAATAA